In the Macadamia integrifolia cultivar HAES 741 unplaced genomic scaffold, SCU_Mint_v3 scaffold968, whole genome shotgun sequence genome, one interval contains:
- the LOC122070665 gene encoding protein AGENET DOMAIN (AGD)-CONTAINING P1-like, translating to MAFAVGDSLEVCGLDAGFEGSYYITTVFSVEDQSVLVEYASLLTDDASGCLQEMVHHSHLKPHPPHLTPSEFRLDDVVDAYDNDGWWVDKITMIEQSRSYVTFNGDGQKTGDRDNYSNDEVSVVYNYRYFVLFPCGDEIALPCTSLRIHQEWRDSNWVH from the coding sequence ATGGCATTTGCTGTTGGAGATTCACTTGAGGTTTGTGGGCTGGACGCCGGATTCGAGGGTTCCTACTACATAACAACGGTTTTTTCAGTGGAAGATCAATCAGTCCTGGTGGAATATGCCTCTTTGTTAACCGACGATGCATCGGGTTGCCTCCAAGAGATGGTACATCACAGTCATCTCAAGCCACATCCTCCTCATCTAACCCCATCCGAGTTCCGTCTTGATGATGTGGTTGACGCTTATGACAATGATGGGTGGTGGGTAGACAAGATCACCATGATAGAGCAATCAAGGAGTTATGTAACTTTTAATGGCGATGGACAAAAAACCGGCGACAGAGACAACTATTCCAATGACGAGGTGAGTGTTGTTTACAATTATAGGTATTTTGTCCTCTTCCCCTGCGGTGATGAGATTGCATTGCCGTGCACTAGCTTGCGGATTCATCAGGAATGGAGGGATTCCAATTGGGTTCATTGA